The DNA region TTTTTATATGCTCAAACAGGCGTGCATTTTCTATTGCAATAGCGCCCTGACAGGCAAGGGCAGAAAGAAAATCTATCTCTGATTCGCTGAAGGTATAAGGGATAGATGTATATACCCTGAGGACTCCTATTGCTTTCCCCCTGACAGTAAGGGGCAGAGAAAGAAGCGACATTATGCCTTCACTTATTATCTCATCCGGATACTGAAGCCTTTTGTCTTTCCTGATGTCAGGCGCTGATACAACCTTACATCTCAGGCACTCTCTGTCTATGGGGCTCTTCGCAACTTCAACCGGCCCTTTTCCCAGATATGCCCTGCTCAAGCCGTAAGCTGCCTTGACCTCAAGCGTCCCTTTTTCCTCGTCAAGAAGCCTGATTGATGAAGCCCTCAGCCTTAACGTCTTTGCGGCATTTTCCACTATCATCTGGAGAACTTTATCGAGTGAAAGGGTTGAACTTATGGACTGGGATATTTTTATCAAGGCGCGCATTTCATCCCATATCCTTGCCCTGTCTGCAAGTATGCCTCCCAGAAATGCAAGCGCCCTGAGCCTCTCTATCTCTCCGGCGGTAAAATCATGAGGCGCTGCTGTATAGACCCTGACAACGCCTATAGCCCTCTTATCCGCCATAAGCGGAACGCTGAGCACTGATTTGATGCCCTCTCTCTTAGCCTCCTCAAGATACAGGACATGCGGCTCTTTCAATATGTTCTTAGTCTTTACAGTCTTTCCTTTAAGAACCTTCTGATCCACAGGATGTTTTTTCAGAACAACAGGGCCTTTTTTCAGATATTTCTTGCTCAGGCCGTATGCAGCCACAATCTCAAGGGTCTGATTCTTTTCATCAAGCAGCCTGATTGTTGAGCCTTTAACATCCATAATCTCTGTGATATTTTTTGCGAGGATGTTCAGTGTGGTATCGAGGTTGCGCGCCTTAGCCAGTTCACCGCAGAGAGCGCACATATCGTCTTGATGTCTCTTCATAAGACAACCCTATCAAACAGAAAAAGGGTTGTCAAGCAGCAGCAAATATATATAACGTCCCGAGAATCTCATTTAAAAAAGTTACCTAATTACTGAGCATGAACAGCTGTCCCTTTTTTTATTTCTTTAATTATAAAGTTTTGTGTTTATCCGTCTTGCCAAATATATACCTATAGCCGCACCAAAAAATAAACCGCTGACATAGCCAATGAAAGCTCCCAATGTACTCCAGCGTGTTGCCCCAAAAAGCTTTTCGATCAAAAGACCGCTCCCCCAAAACAAGGAAAATGCGCATAGGGAAGCCAGTACAGACGAGAATACGAAATAAGCCGCAAAGTGTCTTGATTTTTTAAAAAGTAGTGCGATAATGCCCAATGCAATACCTAACGCTACCAACAAAAAGAGTGCACCGATCATCGGAAACATTTTTTATTTTTCCTCATTTAACATGTTTTCACTTGCAGCCACAGTTATTTGCAGGCTCTGTCCACTGGAATGTTTGTGTAATACTTCTCATTGCTCCAGTGTTGCTTGTTCTATTTGGAACCGCATGCAAAAAGAATGAATAAGTGCCGGCTACGTTTGTGATAGTGAATGTGACTGTACTATTGCCGTTATTAATAATGCTTGCACCAGCAAATCCTCCAACCTGAGCCGATGTGCTTGATAAATCAGCCGTGAGTGGGTTCACTGTTGTGTCCCAATATGCTTCAACGGTGCCATATTTACCTTTACCTAAACTCTTGCAGCCGCCCTTCTTAAATTCATAGCGTAAATTTTGTACCCCTATGGAATTTTGCATCTCCTGCGTTTCAACAGTGTTAGGACCATAGAACCTGTTGTTACTGCCTTGACCAAGTGTCCAATCCCAGAAGAAGTTCCAATTGCTTTTCCAAGTAAGCCCTAAAGGGTCTTTACGGTTCACCGGATTATTACCGACATACGTATAGAGATTCACATCCCCGCCCTCGAACCCAATAGGATCTTCGCTAAGGAATCTTCCGCTTTCGGGATCATACCAACGAGCTTCTGAAATACCGGCATATAAGAACAGTGATAAAATCGCAACGAGAACAAGAACTGAATTCTTCATTGTTTCCCCCCTTTGCTTGTCATCGCGTCTTCTTTTGCTTTCTTTTTCATCATTTTTATATACTCCTCAGCAGGAGGTCTCACTAATCCAAGCTCTTTTGCCTTTTTCTTATAAGACAAACCCTTTATCCAGTATTCTTCCGCGTCCACTTCCGCGTCTATCCCAGTAAGGTTTCTACTATAAATCAAATACGCCCGCCCAAGAGAGTCATTAATCTCAGCAGAATTGGGGCTCATTTTAACACACTTTTCAAGAAACCTGACAGCTCTTTTGATATCACCTTGCATGCCCAAAGAAACAGCAACGCCTGCAATTAAGTCGGCAAGCAATTCACGATGAGTCATAGTCTTAAGATAAGTCCCACTTTTAATGCCTCTTTCTGATATTTGAAACTCCCTAATATAGTCCTTGTCAGATGAATACCCGCCACCGCCGGTTACTTCGATATTCTGTTCCCCGAAATTCGGATCGACATACCTCAAAAAAAGATGATCGGGTGCGCCCACCGCATAGACGGGGTAACCGAGTCGTTGAGCAATCGCAAGATAAAGAAGCGGCATAGAAACACAATTACCTTTTTTCCTGTCAAGAATACCATTTATGTAACGATTCTTTAGATTTCTGCCGTAAGGATCTGAAAAATCGTATTTTATTCCAGCAATCTTAAAGAAAAAAGTATTTAATGCTCTAATCCTATAATCTGGGTCTTTACTGCCCTTTGTGAGAATCCTGGCACCATTTGCCATCTCATCAATTTTTGCAGAATACGCTTTGATATCAATATCTGGATATATTTCTTTAGCAAGAATAAGGCCTGCAATACCGATATCGATTTTTTCTTCTGGCAGATTAAAGAGAGATTCTACAGAATAATTCTTATCAGCAGCAAAAGAGTAGGCATACGCAAACAATATCTGGATAATTGAGTAAATTATTAATACCCATTTCATGAGGTATGCCTCCTCCGAAAACTGAAATAAATATATCTTTAGTCTGGGGTTAATGTCAAGGGGTCGCGATTATATCTTCGCATCTTATAACTTCTATGTAAATATGGGGCAAC from Nitrospirota bacterium includes:
- a CDS encoding GAF domain-containing protein, which translates into the protein MKRHQDDMCALCGELAKARNLDTTLNILAKNITEIMDVKGSTIRLLDEKNQTLEIVAAYGLSKKYLKKGPVVLKKHPVDQKVLKGKTVKTKNILKEPHVLYLEEAKREGIKSVLSVPLMADKRAIGVVRVYTAAPHDFTAGEIERLRALAFLGGILADRARIWDEMRALIKISQSISSTLSLDKVLQMIVENAAKTLRLRASSIRLLDEEKGTLEVKAAYGLSRAYLGKGPVEVAKSPIDRECLRCKVVSAPDIRKDKRLQYPDEIISEGIMSLLSLPLTVRGKAIGVLRVYTSIPYTFSESEIDFLSALACQGAIAIENARLFEHIKTEYKDLTRDVWKWYDWGTHFPKI
- a CDS encoding RHS repeat-associated core domain-containing protein gives rise to the protein MKNSVLVLVAILSLFLYAGISEARWYDPESGRFLSEDPIGFEGGDVNLYTYVGNNPVNRKDPLGLTWKSNWNFFWDWTLGQGSNNRFYGPNTVETQEMQNSIGVQNLRYEFKKGGCKSLGKGKYGTVEAYWDTTVNPLTADLSSTSAQVGGFAGASIINNGNSTVTFTITNVAGTYSFFLHAVPNRTSNTGAMRSITQTFQWTEPANNCGCK